The following proteins are co-located in the Larimichthys crocea isolate SSNF chromosome XXIV, L_crocea_2.0, whole genome shotgun sequence genome:
- the ezra gene encoding ezrin a: protein MPKTVNVRVTTMDAELEFSFHPNTTGKQLFDQVARTIGLREIWYFGLQFVDTRGFLTWLNAEKKVMVQEVKKEMPLQFKLRVKFYPEDVSEELIQDVTRRLFFLQVKEDIMSEEIYCPPETAVLLASYAVQAKFGEYKKADHQPGYLASENLLPKRVLKQHNLSKQQWEERIQIWHEEHRSMLKEEAMLEYLKIAQDLEMYGINYFDIKNKKGTDLWLGVDALGLNIYEKKDKLTPKIGFPWSEIRNISFSDKKFIIKPIDKKANDFIFYAARLRVNKRILQLCMGNHDLYMRRRKADSIEVQQMKAQANEERLQKKMERDRLENEKKRREAIEKEKDSVEREKQELMMKLYEYEETTRRAERELQEQLERAMRLEDERRRAEEEAHRLEAERMEAIIAKEELARQAEEQIKSQEQLAAELAEYTAKIAQLEEDKRVKEEEAETWESKAKTVEENLIKTQEELHSVMNSAPAAAPASSSSSSSSSSDNESEHEHSEENSTYSAELQTQDINDHREEEERLTEAEKNERLKKKLKDLSSDLEQSRDDRMKTQNDLLHAQNVREGRDKYKTLRQIRQGNTKQRIDEFEAL, encoded by the exons GTCAACGTGCGCGTCACCACCATGGACGCGGAGCTGGAGTTTTCCTTCCACCCCAACACCACAGGGAAGCAGCTCTTTGACCAG gtTGCCAGGACCATCGGACTCCGTGAGATTTGGTACTTTGGGCTGCAGTTTGTGGACACCAGAGGCTTCCTCACATGGCTGAACGCTGAGAAGAAG gtGATGGTccaggaggtgaagaaggagaTGCCCCTGCAGTTCAAGCTGAGGGTCAAGTTTTACCCCGAGGATGTGTCCGAGGAGCTGATCCAGGACGTCACCCGGAGGCTCTTCTTCCTGCAGGTGAAGGAGGACATTATGTCCGAGGAGATCTACTGCCCCCCGGAGACGGCCGTGCTGCTGGCCTCCTACGCCGTCCAGGCCAAGTTCGGAGAGTACAAGAAGGCAGATCATCAGCCGGGTTACCTGGCCTCTGAGAACCTGCTGCCCAAGAG AGTGCTGAAACAACACAATCTGTCCAAGCAGCAGTGGGAAGAGAGAATCCAGATTTGGCACGAGGAGCACAGATCGATGCTGAA GGAAGAGGCCATGCTCGAGTACCTGAAGATCGCTCAGGACCTGGAAATGTACGGCATCAACTACTTTGACATCAAGAACAAGAAGGGCACGGACCTGTGGCTCGGAGTCGACGCTCTGGGCCTGAACATCTATGAGAAGAAGGACAA GCTGACTCCAAAGATCGGATTCCCCTGGAGCgaaatcagaaacatttcattcagcGATAAGAAATTCATCATCAAGCCCATCGATAAGAAAGCTAAC GATTTCATATTCTACGCTGCACGACTGCGAGTCAACAAGCGCATCCTGCAGCTGTGCATGGGCAACCATGATCTGTACATGCGCCGCCGCAAGGCAGACAGCATCGAGGTCCAGCAGATGAAGGCTCAGGCCAACGAGGAGAGGCTgcagaagaagatggagag GGATCGGCTGGAgaatgagaagaagaggagggaggccaTCGAGAAGGAGAAGGATAGCGTGGAGAGGGAAAAGCAGGAGCTGATGATGAAGCTCTACGAGTACGAAGAGACGACCAGGAGGGCGGAGAGAG AGCTtcaggagcagctggagagggCCATGAGGCtggaggatgagaggaggagggcggaggaggaggcgcaCCGGCTGGAGGCTGAGAGGATGGAGGCCATAATAGCCAAGGAGGAGCTGGCCAGGCAAGCCGAGGAGCAGATAAAGAGCCAGGAGCAGCTG GCTGCAGAGTTGGCCGAGTACACCGCCAAGATCgctcagctggaggaggacaaGAGAGTCAAGGAGGAAGAGGCTGAGACATGGGAGAGCAAG GCGAAGACGGTGGAGGAGAACCTGATAAAGACTCAGGAGGAGCTGCACAGTGTGATGAACTCGGCTCCCGCCGCcgctcctgcctcctcctcctcctcctcctcctcttcctcggaCAACGAGAGCGAGCACGAGCACAGCGAGGAGAACAGCACCTACAGCGCTGAGCTGCAGACACAGGACATCAACGACCACcgcgaggaggaggagcgacTCACCGAGGCCGAGAAGAACGAGCGcctgaagaagaagctgaag GACCTGAGCTCAGACCTGGAACAG